Sequence from the Streptomyces mobaraensis NBRC 13819 = DSM 40847 genome:
TCACCCACCTCGACGACCTCGTCGTCCAGCTCGCCCAGGACCGCGCGGCCCAGGCGCGGGACGGCGACGCGGGCGACGAGGCGGGGGAGACGGACGCGTCCTGCCTCTACGCGGTGTACGACCCGGTCTCCCGCCGGCTCGTCGCCGCGAGCGCCGACCACCCGCCGCCCGTCCTGGTGACCCCCGACGGCACCGCCCGGTTCCTGGAACTGCCCCCGGGCCCGGCGCTGGGCGTGGGCGGACTGCCGTTCGAGTCGCTGGAGGTGGAGGTGCCGGAGGGCAGCCTGCTCGCGCTCTACACCGACGGGCTCGTGGAGGGGCGCGGGGCCGGTTCCGGTTCCGGCCTCGAACCGGGCTCCGGTTCGGCGACCGACGGTGAGGGCAGCCGGCTGCTGCGGCGCACGCTGGCCCGGCCCCCCGCCGAGCTGGAGCGCGTCTGCGACGACGTCCTCGCCGCCCTCCTCCCGGAGCGCCCCGCCGACGACGTCGCCCTGCTGCTGGCCCGCACCCGGGCGCTGGACGCCGACCGGGTGAGCACCTGGGAGCTGACCGACCACCCCGCGTCGGTGGCCGACGCCCGCAAGCGGGTGGCCGACCAGCTCGCCGCGTGGGGGCTGGAGGAGCTCGCCTTCACCACGGAACTCGTCGTCAGCGAGCTGGTCACCAACGCCATCCGGCACGCCGCACCGCCCATCAGGCTCCGGCTGATCCGGGACGGCGCGCTGATCTGCGAGGTGTCCGACGGCAGCAGCACCTCGCCGCGGATGCGCCGGGCCCGGGCCTTCGACGAGGGCGGCCGGGGGCTGCTGCTGGTCGCCCAGCTCTGCCGGCGGTGGGGCACCCGGTTCACGTCCGGCGGCAAGACCATCTGGGCGGAGCAGCCGCTGACGACGGTGGCCTGACGGACCGCGCGCCGCCCGCGTCCCCGGGAGCCGGTCAGTGGCGGACGACCCGGTAACTGAGCGCGGGGTAAGGGAAGTTCCCCCAGTGCAGACTGCCGAGCGCGTCGTAGAGGTCGCCGGGCCGGCCGGGCGCTCCGGTGCGGCAGTCGCGGTTGAAGTAGACCTGGATGTCGGCGTCGGTCAAGTTGACGGCCGACAGCGCCGGTTCGGCGAGGTTCCGGCAGGCAGGATCCGTGATGTCGACCGGTGCCTGTCTGCCGGTCAGATCGGTCCCGGAGGCGAAGTACGCCACCGGGGCGTGCGGGAGGTCGGCCGCGGACGCCGGCTGGGCGAGGCCCGCGCCCAGCAGCAGCGCGGCACCGGAAAGGGCGGCGGCGCCGGCGGTCAGCGTCTTCTTGCGGTTCTTCCGGAACGTGGTCATGGGTGCACTCCGTTTCGGCGGGTCCTCGGCGCCGTCGCGGTGTGCGGAACCGTCCGCCCGCGGCGGGACGCCCATGTTCCTTGCATCTTCAATAGTCCGCCCGGGAGCGTCAACCGACGGCCGCCCGGCGGCCGTTCGAGGCGCGTGATCCGGCCAGTAGGGACCGCGTACCAGAATGGACCCGCGCGCCCGGCACGGCCGAGGCCGCGGCGACCCGCCGGCCCGCGGCGGGCGAGGAGGGAGAGCACGTGCCGACGTACGAGACCCGGCAGTCCCCGGCGGCCCCGCCCGGCCGGCGGACCGTGGTGGCCGCCGCCCTGCTGGCCGCCGTCGCCGGACCGGCGGCGCGGGCCGCCGCGGCGGCCCCCGACCGCCCCCGGGCGGCCCCGGCGCCGCTCCGGCTGCCCGCGCCCACCGGTCCGCACGCGATCGGCACGGCCGCGCTGCACCTGACCGACACCGCCCGGCCGGACCCATGGCGGCGCGACCGGCCGCGCGAGGTGATGGTCAGCTTCTGGTACCCGGCCGCCGCCGGCCCAGGCGGCGCGGAGCCGGCGCCCCACATGGAGCCCGCGGCGGCCGTCCACTTCGGCGGGGAGGACGGCATGGCCGCCCTCAACTACCGGGTACCCCCGGGGAGTACGGACTGGCGGGAGACGCGGAGCCACGCCCGGCCCGGCGCCCGGGTGCTGCCCGGCGGGCCCCGGCCGGTCGTGCTCTGGTCGTCCGGCGTCGGCGACCCGCGCACCTGGGGCACCGGCCTCGTCGAGGAGCTGGCCTCGCGCGGCTACGTCGTCGTCACCGTCGACCACACCTACGAGGCGTCCGAGGTCCGGTTCCCGGACGGGACGCTGGTGGCGTCCCTCCTGCCCGCGCTGATGAAGCAGGAGAAGCCGGACCTCGCGGCGCTCACCCGCCTGACGATGGAGGCCCGGGTGGGCGACGCGACGTTCGTGCTCGACCGGCTGCACGCGCTCCGGCACGGCGGCCGTACGGCGGCGGAACGCGCGCTCCCGCGCGGGCTGGCGGAGGCGCTGGACCTGTCGCGGACCGGTATGGCCGGGCACTCCGGGGGCGGTTTCACGGCGGCCCAGGTCCTGCGTGACGACCGGCGGCTCGTCACCGGGATCAACCTGGACGGGCAGATGCACTTCCCGGCCCGGGCCGACGGGACGGGCGTCGTACTGGGCGAGGTGGCCGAGAAGGGGCTCGACCGCCCGTTCCTGCTGGTCGGTTCGGCCGCGGACGTGGCCGACAACCGGCCGTCGTGGGACGCGCTCGTCCGGCACAGCCGGGGGCACGTCCGGCGGCTGATCGTCCACGACACCGCCCACGGCGCGTTCACCGACGCCGCCGCGCTGCTGCCGCCCCTGGCCGAACGGGGCACGGTCCCCCGGGAGACGGTGACGGAGCTCCTCGGGGCGCTGCCCGCGGAACGGTCGATCGCGATCACCCGGGGGCTCGTCACCGCCTTCCTCGACCGGCGGCTGCGCGACCGGGACACCCGGCCGGGGGACGTGCCGACGGGCCCGTTCCCCGAGGTGGAACGGGCCTAGTGGGAACGCGGGCCCCGGCCGGGGCCCGCGTTCCTCGTCAGCGCTGGGCCGACGGGGTGTTGGCCTCGGTCACGTTGACCGCGGCCCAGGCGCGGTCGACGGCCTTGTACTCGGCGCTGTCGGCGCCGTGGATGTCCGCGGCGGCCTGGAGCGTGGCCTTGCGGGCGTCGTGGAAGTCGGACGTCGAGACCATGTACCGGGTGAGCGCCCGGTAGAAGATCTGCTCCGCCTTGTCCCGGCCGATGCCCGTCACCGACTGCCCGTCGTAGGTGGGGGAGTCGTAGGAGAACTTCCCGATCGTCTTCTTGCCGCTGCCCTCGGCGAGCAGGTAGAAGGCGTGCGAGGAGACGCCCGAACCGGCGTGCACCTCACGGTCGTAGGAGCCGGCGTCCCAGTAGTCGACCGTGCCCTCCAGCCGGTCCAGCGAGGGCTTGTCGAGGCGGCGCAGGAACTGCTGGTCCAGGCCGAGCTTCTCACCGAGCAGGTAGTTCGGGGGGTTGGCCGTGTTGTTGGTGCGGAACTCCATGCCGGTGCCGAAGATGTCCGCGAACGACTCGTTGAGCGAGCCGGCCTCGCCGAACTGGTTGCCGTTGGCGTCCACCCGGGTCGGCTGGAAGTCCGCCGTGGCCGAGATGACGCCGTGGGTGAGCTCGTGGCCGGTGACGTCCAGGGCCACCAGGGGCTGCTTGAACGTTTCTCCGTCGCCGTCGCCGTAGAGCATGCACCAGCAGTCGGGGGACCAGAAGGCGTTGCCCACCTTGTTGCCGAAGTGCACCAGGGCGCGCGGGCCGACGCCGTCGTTCTTGATGCCGTTCCGGCCGAACGTGCTCTTGTAGTAGTCGAAGGTGCTGGTGACGCCGAACTGGGCGTCCACGGCCGCGCTGGTCGGGTCGGAGGCGGTGCCGTTGCCCCAGCGGTTGGTGCTGTTGGTGAACGCCTTGCCGCTGGTGAAGGTCTCGAGCTCCTGGCCGCCCGCGGTGCGCGTCTCGGCGTTGCCGCGGCCGAGGTCCTTGAGGGTGAAGGTGCTGCGCGCGGTCTGGGTGGTGGAGAGCGGGACGGTGCCGACGAAGATCGAGGCACCGCTGCCGGTCGCCGCCGCCGGGTAGCCGGCCGCCGCGCCGGAGCCGGCGGCCCTCGGCGTGGCCGCCGCGCCGAGGTGCGGCGCGGCGGCGCGGCCCTTGGCGCGCAGGGTGTCCTTGAGCTTGGGGGAGATGAACGCGTCGGTGAGCGGGGTGGTCGCGAGGATCTTCCCCGAGACGGCGTCCACGGTCACCGCGCGCAGGGCGCCCTTCTCGGCCGCGTGGCCGCCGGTGACGGTCACCCGGTAGGCGAGGACGGACTTGCCGTTGGTGGCGTCCACCACCAGCTCGGTGCGGCCCGCCGTGCCCTTGACCGCCTCGGCGGCCTTGGCGGCGGCCTGACGCTCCGTCAGTTCCGGCTTGACGGACTTCACGGCCACCTGGTGCCGCGCGGCCCGGGTGACGCCCGCGTAGCCGCCCTTGGCGTCGAGGTGGACGACGAGGTCGCCGCCGACCACCGGAACGCCCTTGTAGGCGCGCTCGAACCGGACGTGGCGCTTGCCCTCCGGGTCGACGAGGGAGTCCTTGACGGTCAGCGTCTCCTGCGGGCCGACGCCGGTGTCCTTGGCGTGGGCGACGGCGGCGGAGCGGGCCGCCCGCACGTCATCGGCACCGGCCACCTGCGAGGCCGCGGAGCCGGGTCTCGCCGTGGCCACCGTCTGCGCCGTGCTCCGTGCCGTGCCCGTCGCCGGGGCGGCCACGGCGCCGCCGGCCATGGCCGCCGCCGCGGCCACCGCGACGGCGACAGTCAGTATTCGGCCGGGGGTTGTGGGGGATGTACGCACTGTTCAGCGCCCTTTGCGTCATGACGGCCCGGGGTGACCGGGCCGCTGGCGGGGGGCGGTGCTGTCACTCGTGCACCGCGGGACCTGTGGTCCCGGGCAGACTGTGCAGCGCTTGGCATGCGCATGGAAAGACTGTTTACACGGTGTTCACATCAGTTGATCAACTTTTGACATGAGATCAACTGAGGGTGAACGACGGGCAACAGGACGTCCGTTCGCACCGGGAGACCGGTCAAAGGCGCGGCGGGTTGCGCGAGTTCGGCGACCGTTCAGCATGTGGGACGGTCGGTGACGCGGTGCGTGTCCGTGGTGACACGGCGGTCCCGACGCGCCCGTCGTGTCACGTACGCGCCGGCGCTCCCGCCGTCGCCCCCGCCGTCACGCGCGGTGCGGCCAGTCGCCGCCCGGGACGCGGACGCCCTCCGCGCGCAGCCGGCGGGCGACGCGCTCGGCGGCCAGGTAGACCCACGCGCGGACCGTCTCGCCCCGCTCGGTGCGCACGTCGCGCACCACCCGGTCGTAGAGGTTGCCGGGACCCCCTGGGCGGTGGCCCTCCAGCTCGTCGAGGGCGGCGAGCACGGCCGCGCGGCCGGCCGGGGCGAGCGTCATCAACTCGCCGCGGATCTCACCGGCCGGCGCGCTCACCGCGAACGGGTAGCCCGGGCCCTCGTACAGCACCGCCCCCGCCAGCAGGGCCGGGACCTCGCCGGCCGTCCGGCCGCGCAGGAACGCGTCGTAGTTGACGCCGCCGCGGCGCAGCGTGCCGTAGACGAAGACCGGCAGCGGCGCGTCGTCCTCCGTCATCCCCGCCTCCCCGCCGGCCGCGTGCCGTCAGCCTAACCGGCTACCCGGCGCGGCCCCGCCGCCGCCGGACGCGGCCGAGCGCCTCGGCGAGCGCCCCCGCCGACGCCCCCGCGACCAGCCCCCACAGCGCCCCCCAGCCCAGCAGCAGCGGCAGCCGGGGGTCGAGCCGGACCTCCCCGCCGAAGGCGTCGAGGTCACCCAGGCCGAACAGCGACAGCCCGTACCGCGCCGAGACCCGGGTCAGCAGGCCGACGGCCACCAGGGCCACGGCCAGGGCCGGGGCCAGCCGGACGGCCTGCCGCCACCACGGCGCGGGGAAGCGGCGGGCCATCAGGAACGCGGCCGTCGCCAGCGCGAGCGCGGCCACCAGCGCCAGGACCCACGCCC
This genomic interval carries:
- a CDS encoding gamma-glutamylcyclotransferase family protein, coding for MTEDDAPLPVFVYGTLRRGGVNYDAFLRGRTAGEVPALLAGAVLYEGPGYPFAVSAPAGEIRGELMTLAPAGRAAVLAALDELEGHRPGGPGNLYDRVVRDVRTERGETVRAWVYLAAERVARRLRAEGVRVPGGDWPHRA
- a CDS encoding M4 family metallopeptidase → MAGGAVAAPATGTARSTAQTVATARPGSAASQVAGADDVRAARSAAVAHAKDTGVGPQETLTVKDSLVDPEGKRHVRFERAYKGVPVVGGDLVVHLDAKGGYAGVTRAARHQVAVKSVKPELTERQAAAKAAEAVKGTAGRTELVVDATNGKSVLAYRVTVTGGHAAEKGALRAVTVDAVSGKILATTPLTDAFISPKLKDTLRAKGRAAAPHLGAAATPRAAGSGAAAGYPAAATGSGASIFVGTVPLSTTQTARSTFTLKDLGRGNAETRTAGGQELETFTSGKAFTNSTNRWGNGTASDPTSAAVDAQFGVTSTFDYYKSTFGRNGIKNDGVGPRALVHFGNKVGNAFWSPDCWCMLYGDGDGETFKQPLVALDVTGHELTHGVISATADFQPTRVDANGNQFGEAGSLNESFADIFGTGMEFRTNNTANPPNYLLGEKLGLDQQFLRRLDKPSLDRLEGTVDYWDAGSYDREVHAGSGVSSHAFYLLAEGSGKKTIGKFSYDSPTYDGQSVTGIGRDKAEQIFYRALTRYMVSTSDFHDARKATLQAAADIHGADSAEYKAVDRAWAAVNVTEANTPSAQR
- a CDS encoding putative esterase; translation: MPTYETRQSPAAPPGRRTVVAAALLAAVAGPAARAAAAAPDRPRAAPAPLRLPAPTGPHAIGTAALHLTDTARPDPWRRDRPREVMVSFWYPAAAGPGGAEPAPHMEPAAAVHFGGEDGMAALNYRVPPGSTDWRETRSHARPGARVLPGGPRPVVLWSSGVGDPRTWGTGLVEELASRGYVVVTVDHTYEASEVRFPDGTLVASLLPALMKQEKPDLAALTRLTMEARVGDATFVLDRLHALRHGGRTAAERALPRGLAEALDLSRTGMAGHSGGGFTAAQVLRDDRRLVTGINLDGQMHFPARADGTGVVLGEVAEKGLDRPFLLVGSAADVADNRPSWDALVRHSRGHVRRLIVHDTAHGAFTDAAALLPPLAERGTVPRETVTELLGALPAERSIAITRGLVTAFLDRRLRDRDTRPGDVPTGPFPEVERA